The following are from one region of the Marinomonas sp. CT5 genome:
- a CDS encoding TonB-dependent receptor → MTLRTTIMMMQACGALVFSTVIFAEDATNEINGSNIELQTLQVQGRALSYYKEDEAALATRTSTPIDVTPQSVQVVTEALIEDQAARQITDLYRSISGMSQNNVSTVTLRGFSQDEVLYDGLKGDPFGDFSIPQLFTIEQIQVLKGPSGAIYGAGEPGGVINYVTKKPTYEEKNTLKVSAGNKDFLSGSIESSGPANEDASQRYRVGIYSDGQDSYRNNVEEENRIIDLGYAWDIDENNTLNVQYTDIHQYISGARLRGIPTDDDGNFLADTSWNNNEKSDYQELDAQVFQARLDHSINSWLESNVLVRYFDNTETQKYHEISKLIDSNSDKVEREFRDQVRSREGITLVGNLIAELGDHIVLVGSDYFHQKNDFLYDKTTKGVAELSLSNPVYGQDDTSAYDMVPQTNESTTTDQIGLYIQDQWKVTDQLDLLAGARIDRIEEKYDGYKIKTGITKANYKDTGYSTRLGATYRINDNWKPYTSFSTGFVPQGAEDQQKSADGSLFDPEESQQFEAGVRSYWFNNKLNVNLAAYHIVRENILQTDLNDESLLVAVGKVRSQGVELDILTDITPHWVANVSYAYNDTRVKESTKGIQYANGDRFANTPHHQLGMWTRYDFPSITSSIAFGADYVSEQINRQGQTVKPYTVYDLSWQTRYDDWKFQLNIKNLFDKEYAVSGFTQKIGSFVGERRRVYLSASYDF, encoded by the coding sequence ATGACACTAAGAACCACCATAATGATGATGCAAGCCTGTGGCGCACTTGTTTTTTCTACTGTGATTTTTGCTGAAGATGCTACAAATGAAATAAACGGATCCAACATAGAGCTGCAAACACTTCAGGTACAAGGCCGCGCTCTTTCTTATTACAAAGAAGATGAAGCAGCACTAGCCACTCGAACTTCCACACCAATCGATGTAACACCACAGTCTGTTCAAGTGGTTACTGAGGCTTTGATTGAAGACCAAGCGGCACGACAAATTACCGATCTGTATCGATCCATTTCAGGTATGTCGCAAAATAACGTTTCCACTGTGACCTTAAGAGGCTTTAGCCAAGACGAAGTACTCTATGACGGTCTGAAAGGCGATCCATTCGGTGATTTCTCTATTCCTCAGCTGTTTACCATAGAACAAATACAAGTCCTTAAAGGTCCATCTGGTGCAATCTATGGCGCTGGCGAACCTGGTGGCGTCATTAACTATGTGACGAAAAAGCCTACTTATGAAGAGAAGAACACTCTAAAAGTCAGCGCTGGCAATAAAGACTTTTTAAGTGGCAGCATTGAATCCTCTGGCCCAGCCAATGAAGACGCATCACAACGCTATCGTGTTGGCATTTACTCCGACGGTCAAGATTCCTACCGTAACAATGTCGAAGAAGAAAACCGAATTATCGATCTTGGTTACGCTTGGGACATCGATGAAAACAATACGCTGAATGTCCAGTACACAGACATTCATCAATACATTTCCGGTGCTCGCCTACGCGGCATTCCAACCGATGATGATGGCAACTTTTTGGCAGATACTTCTTGGAACAATAATGAAAAGTCTGATTACCAAGAATTAGACGCACAAGTCTTTCAGGCACGTTTGGACCACAGCATTAATTCATGGTTGGAAAGCAATGTCTTAGTTCGCTATTTCGATAATACCGAAACGCAGAAATACCATGAAATAAGCAAGCTTATCGACAGCAACAGCGATAAAGTGGAACGAGAATTTCGTGACCAAGTCCGCTCCCGAGAAGGTATCACCTTGGTAGGCAACCTAATCGCTGAATTAGGTGATCACATAGTGTTAGTCGGAAGCGATTATTTCCATCAGAAAAACGATTTTTTATATGATAAAACGACTAAAGGTGTTGCTGAACTTAGCCTAAGCAACCCAGTTTATGGGCAAGACGATACCAGTGCCTACGATATGGTTCCCCAAACAAATGAAAGTACCACGACAGATCAAATTGGCTTATACATTCAAGACCAATGGAAAGTTACCGATCAACTAGATTTACTCGCTGGTGCACGAATAGATCGGATTGAAGAAAAATACGATGGCTACAAGATAAAAACGGGGATTACAAAAGCAAACTACAAGGACACAGGCTACTCTACTCGCTTAGGTGCGACCTATCGAATCAATGACAACTGGAAGCCTTACACATCGTTTTCTACTGGGTTTGTTCCGCAAGGCGCTGAAGACCAACAGAAGTCGGCCGATGGCAGCTTGTTTGATCCAGAGGAAAGTCAGCAATTTGAAGCGGGTGTAAGAAGTTATTGGTTTAATAACAAGCTCAACGTGAATCTTGCCGCGTACCACATTGTTCGTGAAAACATTCTGCAAACAGACCTTAACGATGAAAGCTTGCTTGTAGCCGTCGGTAAAGTTCGCAGCCAAGGTGTCGAGCTGGATATTCTCACTGATATCACTCCTCACTGGGTTGCCAACGTAAGCTACGCTTATAACGATACTCGCGTAAAAGAATCCACAAAAGGCATTCAATATGCCAATGGAGATCGATTTGCCAACACGCCACATCACCAACTTGGAATGTGGACTCGTTATGACTTCCCAAGCATCACCTCTTCCATTGCCTTTGGTGCGGACTATGTGAGTGAGCAAATCAATCGACAGGGCCAAACAGTCAAACCCTACACGGTTTACGATTTGTCTTGGCAAACTCGCTATGACGACTGGAAGTTCCAGCTGAACATCAAAAACCTGTTTGATAAAGAATACGCGGTTAGCGGGTTCACCCAAAAAATTGGTTCATTCGTTGGCGAGCGTCGTCGAGTTTACCTATCCGCCTCCTACGATTTTTAG
- a CDS encoding DUF465 domain-containing protein, which yields MPIEDHKLVNEFPEFKDDIHQLKMDDAHFRKLYDEYNHLTKEVEKIEQEITPAPTMEEEKLKKQRLQLKDTIQGYIKASKLAAEKA from the coding sequence ATGCCGATTGAAGACCATAAATTAGTCAATGAATTTCCAGAATTTAAAGACGATATCCACCAATTAAAAATGGACGATGCTCACTTTAGAAAGCTTTATGATGAATACAATCATCTAACCAAAGAAGTGGAAAAAATAGAGCAGGAAATTACACCCGCGCCAACAATGGAAGAAGAAAAGCTAAAAAAACAGCGTCTTCAGCTTAAAGATACTATCCAAGGCTACATAAAAGCTTCAAAACTTGCTGCCGAAAAAGCCTAA
- a CDS encoding DUF748 domain-containing protein, translating to MMTRRHFQYFIFYPFAILTALITALWLATPFVAEHYLTAFVKEQGQELTIGKLSVDFFPPKVDLKNIGITDQEQDKLNLKRAVIEVKIWPLFTKTLHISEAYIEGLKLTVAQKQKDWIVAGINTTQFLSPANTKKSDPNANSEKASTPETNSTAWAIKLPSFSFTDSQVILTRQPNADTPTQSDTFTLSKATIDDLYGQGLNWKGKVSLSAMINKASLSVDSKFDYSPKHTNANLNIKNADLSIESLRHFIPAPYNEGKGQLALSGGLVFTQQEINGVANYNINNLVLTTQVDNLNLALNKEDKVTTQSTSFNLSKGRIHFASVNELAVNGTLALSSKQSLFAQGNKVIQFDQLDVNSPFDLKRDAKSLTATGKMNIKLDKSSFSQAELNAQINKLTLNTPFDISQNELGLKATGDLDIQLEKSLFAQANQKAQFDNLTLNTPFDIKQDKKLGLNAKVASTKLDINVFSLALDTLGVQNQQLTVTLDDVSVTMDPQKALSASLHTAIESNNLAIQQAGNKVNYKKFNLTNTLSLKKQGSSFSANNSQLDIDIEGLKALLSDEKQVSLATVKLNADQINVDQTNQQPPRIKGTNLNFTSESLDSLLTDKKRIASWQNANFNGLSFTQQDQNYQASLDQLNIADLVVSEPKSSSDNTQNLPPLSHIGSIKIEKLDLNQDGAKINKITTDSVKVNLILDGEKRIENLVFVESKPPKLSEPSLQGSATPRQKDAQDAIKNTKNAEQNPAFKPPYYVVLNAFDIIGKSSIYVQDKSITPNLRRSLNIDTFSLRNLNTQEKNQATVLKLKARSGKYATLKSDVTIWPLADKLTMKSDLIIREAELPPYSSYIANVLGYQIDSGQLDLDLTLNADDGVLNGNSHIVLREFDLGGRKESSSVIKAGAVPLNIAVGILKDSNNNIDLDIPLSGDTEKPEFGWQDFLLLPVRKALYSASSTYLMQTFIPYANVISIAQFAGDQLLKIRVEPLIFNAEESELNDSQNAFLKQLVALMKNKKDSQLKACGVASYLDLGFEKPPVSIDNDMKESARNLAEKRAEHLKDYLVAEGISSSRVFLCSPEVDLSKRSKPRVELNF from the coding sequence ATGATGACACGCCGACATTTTCAATACTTTATCTTTTACCCTTTCGCCATTCTAACTGCTTTAATCACTGCGCTTTGGTTAGCGACCCCTTTTGTTGCTGAACACTACCTAACGGCTTTTGTCAAAGAGCAAGGACAAGAACTGACAATTGGAAAGTTATCTGTCGACTTTTTCCCCCCGAAAGTTGACTTAAAAAACATTGGGATAACAGACCAAGAACAAGACAAGCTCAACCTAAAAAGAGCTGTTATTGAGGTTAAAATATGGCCTCTTTTCACCAAGACATTGCACATTTCAGAAGCATACATTGAAGGCTTAAAATTAACCGTTGCGCAAAAGCAGAAGGATTGGATAGTAGCAGGCATCAACACCACACAATTCCTTAGCCCTGCTAACACAAAAAAATCAGATCCAAACGCCAATTCAGAAAAAGCATCAACGCCAGAAACAAACAGCACAGCATGGGCAATAAAGCTGCCATCATTCTCATTTACTGATAGCCAAGTTATTCTGACTCGCCAACCCAACGCAGATACTCCTACGCAGTCTGATACCTTTACGTTATCTAAAGCAACCATTGACGATCTATATGGCCAAGGCCTCAACTGGAAAGGCAAAGTGTCCTTATCAGCGATGATAAACAAAGCTTCCTTATCAGTTGATAGCAAATTTGATTATTCACCAAAACACACCAACGCCAACCTCAATATTAAAAATGCTGACCTATCCATTGAAAGCCTCCGTCATTTTATTCCTGCTCCTTACAATGAAGGCAAAGGACAATTGGCTCTGTCTGGAGGCCTTGTATTTACGCAGCAAGAAATCAATGGTGTAGCAAACTATAACATCAACAATTTAGTGTTAACGACGCAAGTCGATAACCTAAATCTCGCTCTAAATAAAGAAGACAAAGTTACCACTCAATCTACCTCATTCAACCTTTCAAAAGGCCGTATTCACTTTGCTTCTGTGAATGAATTAGCCGTCAATGGAACGCTAGCATTATCGTCCAAACAATCACTCTTTGCCCAAGGCAATAAGGTCATTCAATTTGATCAGCTAGATGTAAACTCCCCCTTCGACCTTAAGCGTGATGCAAAAAGTCTAACGGCTACGGGAAAAATGAATATAAAACTCGATAAATCTTCATTCTCTCAAGCTGAACTCAATGCACAAATTAATAAGCTAACACTAAATACGCCATTCGATATTAGTCAGAATGAACTTGGATTAAAAGCAACTGGTGACCTTGATATACAATTAGAAAAATCTCTATTTGCTCAAGCAAATCAGAAAGCGCAATTCGACAATTTAACGCTCAATACACCATTTGACATCAAACAAGATAAAAAACTTGGCTTGAATGCTAAAGTCGCATCAACAAAATTGGACATAAATGTTTTTTCTCTCGCTCTAGACACACTGGGCGTACAAAACCAGCAACTTACCGTTACACTGGATGATGTGTCGGTGACGATGGACCCACAAAAAGCACTAAGCGCTTCTTTACACACAGCCATTGAGAGCAATAATTTAGCCATCCAGCAAGCAGGAAATAAGGTAAATTACAAAAAGTTCAACCTAACAAATACTCTTTCTTTAAAAAAGCAAGGCTCTTCATTTTCAGCCAACAACAGTCAACTAGACATAGATATTGAAGGCTTAAAAGCATTATTAAGCGACGAAAAGCAAGTATCACTTGCGACAGTCAAACTCAATGCAGACCAGATAAATGTAGACCAAACGAATCAACAACCTCCAAGAATAAAAGGTACTAACCTAAATTTCACTAGTGAGTCATTAGACAGTTTATTAACGGATAAGAAGCGTATCGCTTCTTGGCAAAACGCTAATTTCAATGGCCTTTCTTTTACACAACAAGACCAAAATTACCAAGCCTCTTTAGACCAACTCAACATCGCAGATCTCGTTGTATCTGAGCCAAAATCAAGCTCTGACAATACACAAAATCTGCCTCCATTAAGCCATATCGGTAGCATTAAAATCGAGAAACTCGACCTAAATCAGGATGGTGCTAAAATCAATAAAATCACCACAGACTCGGTGAAAGTCAACTTGATTCTGGATGGGGAAAAACGCATAGAGAATTTGGTCTTTGTTGAATCGAAACCGCCCAAACTTTCAGAACCTTCACTACAAGGCTCAGCGACACCAAGACAAAAAGACGCACAGGATGCGATTAAAAACACCAAAAATGCTGAGCAAAACCCGGCCTTCAAACCACCATATTATGTGGTACTTAACGCATTCGATATCATTGGAAAGTCCAGCATTTATGTGCAAGACAAAAGCATCACACCAAATTTACGTCGCTCATTGAACATAGATACATTTTCATTACGTAACTTAAATACACAGGAAAAAAACCAAGCAACGGTTTTGAAATTAAAAGCACGAAGTGGCAAATACGCAACATTAAAAAGTGACGTAACCATCTGGCCTTTAGCCGACAAGCTCACGATGAAAAGTGATTTAATTATTCGTGAAGCAGAACTACCGCCCTACTCTTCTTATATCGCTAATGTATTAGGCTATCAAATAGATTCAGGACAACTTGATCTAGATCTAACACTCAATGCCGATGATGGAGTCTTAAATGGCAACTCTCATATTGTATTAAGAGAATTTGATCTTGGGGGACGAAAAGAGAGCAGCTCGGTTATCAAAGCAGGCGCCGTTCCGCTCAATATCGCTGTGGGCATATTAAAAGACAGCAACAACAACATTGATCTCGATATCCCTCTCTCTGGTGATACTGAAAAACCTGAGTTCGGCTGGCAAGACTTCTTGCTTCTGCCAGTTCGAAAAGCCTTATACAGCGCATCCAGCACTTATTTAATGCAAACTTTTATCCCTTATGCCAATGTCATTAGCATTGCGCAATTTGCTGGGGATCAGCTACTTAAAATCCGTGTTGAACCGTTAATATTTAACGCTGAAGAAAGTGAATTAAATGATTCTCAAAATGCCTTCTTAAAGCAACTTGTCGCGTTAATGAAAAACAAAAAAGACAGTCAATTGAAAGCCTGCGGTGTGGCTAGCTATCTTGATCTAGGGTTTGAAAAGCCCCCCGTATCGATTGATAACGATATGAAGGAATCCGCTAGAAACCTAGCCGAAAAACGTGCTGAGCATTTAAAAGACTACTTAGTAGCAGAAGGCATTTCCTCATCACGAGTATTCCTCTGCTCACCTGAAGTGGATCTTTCGAAGAGAAGTAAGCCAAGAGTAGAGCTGAACTTCTAA
- a CDS encoding YbaN family protein gives MQGKRILYLMLGWFSLITGIIGIFLPLLPTTPLVLLAAWCFSKSSERFHTWLIEHKFFGPIVRDWQSSDGIPRKSRNRAILFMWSGMLISIFIVGRFWATIGLVIIGVCVSTYLLRMPIRSESTTSTQALKDTQKKDKTR, from the coding sequence ATGCAAGGAAAGCGAATTTTATATTTGATGCTAGGTTGGTTCTCTCTGATCACTGGCATTATTGGAATTTTCCTTCCCTTGCTTCCCACAACACCACTGGTGTTATTAGCGGCTTGGTGTTTTTCTAAATCATCCGAACGTTTCCACACTTGGCTCATTGAACACAAGTTCTTTGGTCCTATTGTGCGTGACTGGCAATCTTCAGACGGCATTCCACGTAAATCCAGAAATCGAGCTATCCTTTTCATGTGGTCAGGGATGTTGATCTCTATTTTTATTGTTGGTCGTTTCTGGGCGACGATTGGGCTTGTTATTATCGGAGTTTGTGTCAGCACCTATTTGTTACGTATGCCCATTCGCTCCGAAAGCACAACCAGCACACAAGCATTAAAAGATACCCAAAAAAAAGACAAAACACGTTAA
- the rnt gene encoding ribonuclease T — MSNHEIKDRFRGFLPVVIDVETAGFNQKTDALLEMAASILRMDENGDLYIHETLEFLIKPFEGANLEKAALDFTGIDPFAPDRQDISETEALTQMFSKVRKELKSVGCKRAILVGHNAAFDHGFLNAAIERADIKRNPFHPFSSFDTASLAGLVFGQTVLAKACEAASISFSNSEAHSAKYDTEKTAELFCEMVNRLKRLGGWPLVENEAENSMAAIFNSGK; from the coding sequence TTGTCAAACCATGAAATCAAAGATAGATTCCGCGGCTTCCTACCTGTTGTTATCGACGTAGAAACCGCAGGCTTTAATCAAAAAACAGATGCTTTATTAGAAATGGCCGCCAGTATCCTAAGAATGGATGAAAATGGTGACTTGTATATCCATGAAACACTGGAGTTTTTGATCAAACCTTTTGAAGGAGCAAACCTAGAAAAAGCGGCTCTAGACTTTACAGGAATAGACCCATTTGCTCCTGACAGACAAGACATTTCGGAAACAGAAGCGCTAACTCAGATGTTTAGCAAAGTTCGCAAAGAACTGAAATCAGTAGGTTGTAAGCGTGCTATTTTGGTTGGTCATAACGCGGCATTTGACCATGGTTTTCTCAATGCGGCGATAGAACGAGCCGATATTAAACGAAACCCATTTCACCCTTTTTCAAGTTTCGATACGGCAAGCTTGGCAGGATTGGTGTTTGGTCAGACCGTGTTAGCAAAAGCTTGTGAAGCCGCTTCTATCTCGTTTAGTAATTCTGAAGCGCACTCAGCCAAATACGACACTGAAAAAACCGCTGAACTTTTTTGCGAAATGGTCAACCGTTTAAAACGTCTGGGTGGCTGGCCTCTAGTTGAAAATGAAGCTGAAAACAGTATGGCGGCTATTTTTAATTCTGGGAAATAG
- a CDS encoding OmpA family protein has product MGIAQQLLIRTTFLLAACMPFVKAYAITHYQSGISDSKWLLSGDIFSCSLTHPVPNYGEGHFIKEAGEPMKFILQPQNEKLGPGQVYIISQAPDWSPGVKPETLEILPYPGYGLTVEVGGKVAERMLTSLDRGRHPVVAGTAWENRRETVEVGLSNINFAPAYNEFRRCLSSLLPVNYDQIARTAALFPTNGVNLTDRIKARLDLVALYVSSDPSVEYIYIDGHTDSIGSRRENRELSKVRAEKVTSYLLEKGVPAGKIISRYHGERYPSTTNNTAKGRERNRRVTIRLERTTESG; this is encoded by the coding sequence ATGGGAATTGCCCAACAACTTTTAATTCGTACGACTTTTTTATTGGCTGCTTGCATGCCATTTGTGAAGGCATACGCTATTACCCACTATCAATCCGGTATTTCGGACTCCAAGTGGTTACTTTCGGGCGATATTTTTTCATGCAGTTTAACGCATCCTGTACCCAATTACGGTGAAGGTCACTTTATAAAAGAAGCGGGCGAGCCAATGAAATTCATTTTGCAGCCGCAAAATGAAAAGTTGGGTCCAGGTCAGGTATATATTATTTCTCAAGCACCTGATTGGTCACCGGGGGTAAAACCTGAAACACTTGAAATTCTTCCTTATCCTGGTTACGGCTTAACCGTAGAAGTGGGGGGGAAAGTAGCTGAACGAATGTTAACGAGTTTGGACCGTGGTCGTCATCCCGTTGTCGCGGGTACGGCTTGGGAAAATAGGCGCGAAACGGTAGAGGTCGGTTTATCAAATATTAACTTTGCTCCTGCCTATAATGAGTTTCGTCGTTGTTTGTCGAGTTTATTACCGGTTAATTATGATCAAATCGCTAGAACCGCAGCTTTATTCCCCACCAATGGCGTGAATCTTACTGATCGAATTAAAGCACGCTTGGATCTTGTCGCTTTGTATGTGTCTTCTGATCCAAGTGTGGAATATATTTATATTGATGGTCACACTGATTCCATCGGGTCTCGTCGAGAAAACCGCGAACTGTCTAAAGTGCGGGCCGAAAAGGTGACCTCTTATTTATTGGAAAAAGGCGTGCCAGCAGGGAAAATCATCTCTCGATATCATGGTGAGCGATATCCTTCTACCACCAATAATACGGCAAAAGGACGTGAGCGAAATCGACGTGTTACCATCCGTCTAGAGAGAACCACTGAGTCTGGCTGA
- a CDS encoding argininosuccinate synthase, with amino-acid sequence MSDVKKVVLAYSGGLDTSVIAKWLQEEYNCEVVTFTADLGQGEEVEPARAKAQALGIKEIYIEDLREEFVRDFVFPMFRANTIYEGEYLLGTSIARPLISKRLIEIANETGADAIAHGATGKGNDQVRFELGAYALKPGVKVIAPWREWDLTSRETLMAYCEKHNIPVDFSTKKKKSPYSMDANLLHISFEGDQLEDPWTEPEDDMWRWSVSPEDAPNEATYIEIGYEKGDPVSINGEAMSPATILETLNKVGGANGIGRVDIVENRFVGMKARGCYETPGGTIMMKAHRAIESITLDREAAHLKDEIMPRYAKLIYNGFWWSEERRMMQALIDTSQKYVNGTVRLKLYKGNITVVGRQSDNSLFDSKVATFEDDAGAYDQKDAAGFIKLNALRMRIAAQKGRGFLDNNE; translated from the coding sequence ATGTCTGACGTGAAGAAGGTAGTGCTTGCCTATTCGGGCGGCCTGGATACTTCCGTAATCGCGAAGTGGCTTCAAGAAGAGTATAACTGTGAAGTGGTTACCTTTACCGCTGATTTGGGTCAGGGTGAGGAAGTTGAACCAGCTCGTGCTAAAGCTCAAGCGTTGGGTATTAAGGAAATCTACATTGAAGATTTGCGTGAAGAATTTGTCCGCGACTTCGTTTTCCCAATGTTCCGTGCTAATACGATTTATGAAGGCGAATACCTATTGGGTACGTCTATTGCGCGTCCTCTGATCTCAAAACGATTGATCGAGATTGCCAATGAAACAGGCGCTGATGCGATTGCTCACGGCGCAACGGGTAAAGGTAATGACCAAGTGCGTTTTGAACTTGGTGCATACGCATTGAAACCAGGAGTTAAAGTGATCGCTCCTTGGCGTGAATGGGATTTAACGTCTCGTGAAACGCTAATGGCTTACTGTGAAAAACATAATATCCCAGTTGATTTCTCTACCAAGAAGAAAAAGTCTCCTTATTCTATGGATGCGAACTTGCTACACATCTCTTTTGAAGGTGATCAGCTTGAAGATCCATGGACAGAGCCAGAAGACGATATGTGGCGTTGGTCTGTATCTCCAGAAGATGCGCCAAACGAAGCGACTTACATCGAAATCGGTTATGAAAAAGGCGACCCAGTTTCTATCAATGGTGAAGCTATGTCTCCTGCCACTATTTTGGAAACCTTGAACAAAGTAGGTGGTGCGAACGGTATTGGTCGTGTTGATATTGTAGAAAACCGTTTTGTTGGTATGAAAGCTCGTGGTTGTTATGAAACACCTGGCGGCACCATCATGATGAAAGCACACCGTGCAATCGAGTCTATCACTCTAGACCGTGAAGCGGCGCACTTGAAAGATGAAATCATGCCTCGTTACGCTAAGCTGATTTACAACGGTTTTTGGTGGTCTGAAGAGCGTCGTATGATGCAAGCTTTGATCGACACATCTCAAAAATACGTAAACGGTACTGTTCGTCTTAAATTGTACAAAGGCAACATCACCGTTGTTGGTCGTCAGTCTGATAACAGCTTGTTCGATAGCAAAGTGGCAACGTTTGAAGACGATGCAGGCGCTTACGATCAGAAAGATGCAGCAGGATTTATCAAGCTGAACGCGCTACGCATGCGTATTGCTGCTCAAAAAGGCCGTGGTTTTCTAGATAACAACGAGTAA
- a CDS encoding ribokinase has translation MTIYNFGSINLDHLYQLDHFVRPGETMASDSYQCLLGGKGANQSVALAKAGADVKHVGAVHHSDQAVIDQLESLGVDTALINRIDVPTGHAIIQLTKEAENSIILYQGANHALTEEQVDQVLSNANAGDWVLLQNETNLIEYIMRKAQENKVKVAFNPAPMDAELTKKVLGFVDLLIVNEVEAMDLIGTKDIDSTIEAFPKAYPELEVLMTLGKAGVCYFSGEESVKVDAFSVDAVDTTAAGDTFIGFCLSSIMKGEDMTQSIKRACAASAICVTRLGAASAIPTQQEVSDFLAKNS, from the coding sequence ATGACAATCTACAACTTTGGTTCTATTAACCTTGATCACCTTTATCAGTTAGATCATTTTGTTCGACCAGGCGAGACCATGGCGTCTGATAGCTATCAGTGTTTATTGGGCGGAAAAGGGGCTAACCAATCTGTTGCACTGGCGAAAGCGGGGGCAGATGTAAAACACGTTGGAGCCGTTCACCATAGTGATCAAGCGGTCATTGATCAGCTGGAATCACTTGGTGTGGATACCGCCTTGATTAACCGAATTGATGTGCCAACAGGTCATGCGATTATTCAATTAACCAAAGAAGCTGAAAACTCCATTATTCTGTATCAAGGTGCCAATCATGCGCTGACGGAAGAGCAAGTGGATCAGGTATTATCCAATGCAAATGCGGGTGATTGGGTGCTGCTACAGAATGAAACCAACTTGATTGAATACATCATGCGCAAGGCGCAAGAAAATAAAGTCAAAGTGGCTTTTAATCCAGCTCCAATGGACGCAGAGCTGACTAAGAAAGTGCTTGGTTTTGTTGATCTGCTTATTGTTAATGAAGTAGAGGCCATGGATTTAATTGGCACCAAAGATATTGATAGCACGATTGAAGCGTTCCCAAAAGCGTACCCTGAGTTGGAAGTATTGATGACTCTTGGGAAAGCCGGTGTTTGTTATTTTAGTGGCGAGGAAAGCGTGAAGGTAGACGCCTTTTCAGTCGATGCCGTAGATACGACAGCAGCGGGTGACACCTTTATTGGTTTCTGCTTGTCTTCCATTATGAAGGGTGAAGATATGACGCAGTCCATAAAGCGCGCTTGTGCCGCCTCTGCAATTTGTGTCACTCGATTAGGGGCCGCTTCAGCAATACCTACACAGCAAGAAGTAAGCGACTTTCTTGCCAAAAACAGTTAG
- a CDS encoding nucleoside hydrolase — MARKIIIDTDPGIDDAMAIFFAFQAPQLEVLGLTTTFGNVSVDLATQNAIRLTEIAKVNVPVAKGVAVPSEIAPRPHPDFVHGADGFGNINWPEPQGKAIEKSAAQFIVDTVRQYPGEVTIIALGPLGNLAKALELDPEVANLVDEVVLMGGTAIEYGNVSPVAEANIMNDPHAADKVFTAAWQVTMIGLDVTHQVLLDNTVLERIKQANPTEGTFLYDCAQHYINFYSSRFDMDGCYFHDASTIAYILDPSIFGVELGAVRVTCDGIGIGQTIFAPQGMTFPEPHWNDVPMTQVCMEVDSDRLLALFESAMVS, encoded by the coding sequence ATGGCTCGTAAAATTATTATAGATACGGATCCCGGCATAGATGATGCTATGGCGATCTTCTTTGCCTTCCAAGCCCCACAGCTTGAAGTATTAGGTTTAACAACGACATTTGGTAATGTGTCTGTGGACTTGGCAACGCAAAATGCCATCAGATTAACGGAAATTGCCAAAGTAAATGTTCCTGTCGCAAAAGGCGTGGCGGTTCCAAGCGAAATCGCACCCCGTCCGCACCCTGATTTTGTTCATGGCGCTGATGGCTTTGGTAATATTAATTGGCCAGAACCACAAGGTAAGGCAATCGAGAAAAGTGCGGCACAGTTTATTGTGGACACTGTTCGCCAATATCCTGGTGAAGTAACAATTATCGCGCTTGGTCCATTGGGTAACTTAGCAAAAGCGCTTGAGCTTGACCCGGAAGTGGCTAATTTAGTCGATGAAGTGGTATTGATGGGTGGCACAGCGATTGAGTACGGTAATGTGTCTCCTGTTGCTGAAGCCAACATCATGAACGACCCTCACGCGGCAGATAAAGTCTTCACCGCAGCATGGCAAGTGACCATGATTGGCCTAGATGTAACCCATCAGGTGCTTTTGGACAACACTGTGCTAGAGCGTATTAAACAAGCCAATCCGACAGAAGGCACTTTCTTGTACGATTGCGCCCAGCATTACATCAACTTCTACAGCAGTCGCTTTGATATGGATGGTTGTTACTTCCATGATGCATCGACTATTGCTTACATTTTGGATCCAAGCATTTTCGGTGTGGAACTGGGTGCGGTTCGTGTTACTTGTGACGGTATTGGTATTGGGCAAACAATTTTTGCGCCACAAGGCATGACCTTCCCAGAGCCGCATTGGAACGATGTACCAATGACACAGGTATGTATGGAAGTAGACAGCGATCGTCTTCTCGCACTATTTGAATCCGCTATGGTGTCTTAA